The following is a genomic window from Chitinophaga caseinilytica.
GCAAATGTACGGACTAAACAGGGTTAAAAATAAACCCCGAGCCGCAAAATGAAGCTATTGCCCGTTACGCGGCCATCGTTCCACTTGCCGTTCCGGGTGATGTCCACGAAATTATTCTGGTAATTGATGCCCACCACGCCGGTCAGTGTTTCCGTGAGCGGATATTCGACGCCCGCGCCCAGGAGCATTCCCGCCGAAAATGGCTGTATCTGCCGGAGGACGCTCAATTTGTCGAACCGCTGCATGTTGCTGATCACATTGGCGCGTGCGCGGATGGGCATGCCCACGAAACCGCCGAACTGGCCGTAGAAGTCGAACCCTTTGGCAGTGGCGGTTTTGAGCTTAAGTGCCACCGGCACTTCGATGTATTGCAGGCGGATGTCATATTCCGAAGATGCGGAACGGAAGTCGGACAGGCCTTTCCCGGCCTCGTACTGCATCACGCTGCCGAAGTGCGTCACCTGCACGCCGGTAGCCAGGGCATAGCGTTCCTCGTCGTCGATGAACCAGTCGGCCAGGACGCCGTAGCTAAAGTAAAAACGGCCGATGTTGCGGGTTACGCCGGCTTCCTGCGGATTGAGGAACGACGCGCCGGGATCGATTTTGAATCCGAAACGCACCTTCCGCCCGGTTTTTTCGGACATGCGGTCACTGAAAGACTGTGCAGAAAGCGATGCGGCCGATGCGAGAAGCACCACAGCCATCAGAAAGGATTTCCGGAATACGTTGCGAAACAATATTTTTACCATCTCTAAAGTTATTATAGGCGATGCAAAGTTACCTGAAAATACATTCCCTGTCTATCCTGATCCTCACAGTCGCCATCATGGCGGGTTGCGGACGAAAAAAACAGATCCCCGACGTCAGCCACATCCCCATCACGGTGAAGATAGAACGGTTCGACCGGGCATTTTCCGGTATTGATACCACTAACGTCGCAACGGGCGTAAAATTGTTGCAGGAAATGTACCCGGGTTTCATGAACGACTATCTTTCGCATATCCTCTACCTTCCCAACACCGGCGATTCCGCTGCATTAACGCGTTCCGTTCATGATTTCCTCGCCAATAAAGACATCCGCGCGTTGAACGACTCCGTGGGCGCGCATTTCGCCGATATCCGGCCGCTGGAACAGGAACTGACGCAAGCTTTCCGCCTGGCGAAATATTACCAACCGAAGTTCCGCGCGCCCCAGGTGCTCACGTTCATTTCCGCCGTCAACAATTTCGGTGCCGTCACGATCGATTCGGTGCTGGGGATCGGGCTAGACATGTATATGGGCGCGGATTTCAACGTGTACAAGCTGGTGCCCGACATGCCGGAATACATGGTCCGCCGCTTCACCCCCGAAAACATACCCGTCAATGTCATGACCGTGCTGTACCAGCAGCTGGACGCGCCCCGCGAAGGCGCTTCCCTGGCTGAGCAACTGGTATACCTCGGCAAGCAGCAATATTTCCTGGAGCAGGTGCTGCCGGAAACGGACGCGCACATCCGCATGGGCTACACGAGCGGGCAAATGAAATTCTGCGAAGAAAACGAGCAGATGATCTGGCAATATTTCGTGGAGAACAAATTACTGTATAACCGTGAAGGACAAACGATCTCACGGTATATCGGTGACGGGCCATCGACCCAGGGCATGCCAGCCGAGGCGCCGGGTAAAATAGGCGCATTTACCGGGTACAGGATCGTACGGGCATTCATGGAGCGCCATCCGGAATATACATTGGAAAAACTCATGGGCACGCAGGACGCGATGCTCATCTTCAACGGGGCCAAATACCGGCCCTAGTTCATTTTGAACGGCACTACCATCTGAAACTCGGGGATCTTCACATCGAAGAGCTTCTTGTTCAGCTGGTTTTCCATTTGATACGTGCCGTACATTTTACCGATTTCCGTGCGGAGATTGGAGCCGGAAACATATTGATAGCTTTCGCCCGGTGCGAGCAGCGGTTGCACACCTACCACGCCTTCCCCTTCCACTTCGCGGTGCGAGCCGTTGGAATCGATGATATACCAATGGCGGCGCAACAGTTTGATGGGGAAGGTATTGTTATTTTCGATGGTGATACGGTAAGCGAACATGAACTCACTGCCGATCGGATTGGAGTAATCCGGCTGGTAAAACGTTTCCACGCTTATCGTGATTCCCTCTGTGACCTTCTTAACCATATTAATCAGCCTTTACCGTAAAAATAAGGAAAATAACCGCGTTGCAACATTTTTTATCCCCACCCCCTTCGTTTTAACGAATCTTTATCGTATCTCCACCCCTTCCAGCTCCCGCGGATTGGCTTCCGCCAGCCGGGCGTCCCTTTCGTACGGGATGTTGTAATAGCCATACCGGCGCCAGTCGCGCACGTAGCGCCAAAGGAACCGCCAGAAGCCGGCTTCCCGGTACTGGCGCACGTGCCGCACTTCATGCCGCACCCACGCCGTATTGGCCAGGAACCGCTCCCGGCTTACCCCATGCAGGTGAATGACGTTCCCGAAAACGATCGCGATATTGCCCGAGCCCATCTTCCAGGCGGCTATCCGCGCCACCATGGAGCCTTCCCGGATACGGCATTTCAATGTTGACATATCCGCAATTTAACGGCTTCGGGCCAAAAACAGCACAATCGTACCCATTCACTTCCCATTAACGGCCTTAACGCCCGCCCAGCGAGAACCGGCGCGAAATATTGAAGCCCCAGCGGAACTGTCCATGCGTCCAGGTGCTCACCGTTTCAGGGATGAACTGGTTCTCCAGGATGGCCGTGGCATTCGTGAAATTCAGGTGGAACACGTGCCCGCCCGTTTCGATCTCCACGCCCACGCCCAGCGAGTTGTAGAACTTCGTGCCGCGGGACTCGTAATAATCCTTGCTTTCCTCGTCGCGGAACGAATAAAAGTAATCGGCCACCAGCGCCACGCGCTTGCTGAACCGCAGCCTGCCGCCCAGCCCCATGGCGAACATGTTGTTCATGTCCTTGAAACCCACGCGGTTACGATGCACGAACGAGGGCAGCAGCGCCAGGCTCACCATTTCCCCGAACTTCCGGGAAATCACCACCTGGGCCACGGCGCTCCCGCGGTCGGAGAATTTGTCGAAATAATTGGGATCGGCCTTGTCCGGACTGCTTTTCATGGACGACACCACCGCGTTGGCGAACAGCGTAACGCCGACCGGCACGCGGTTATCGTGCGTTTGCTGCAGCAGTTTGAATTTGCCCAAAACCTCCCACATCTGCGAGAAGTTGCCGCTGCCCTTGGAACGGCTCAGGCCGGCCGTGAGGCGGTCGGTAATGCCGTATTCGAAGGCGATGCGGATGTCTGTAGAATTATCGAGCCCGAAAAAGGTGGACGAGCCGCCGCCGGAGCCGCCCATGTCCCCGAAACGGTGCGCCACCCGGAAGTCGAGGTCGCCCTTGGCCAGGGTTTCGTTCGACTGCCCGTTGATGATGCGGGTGCTTTTGAAGGTGGAAGTCACGGGATCGCGGCGGACGGAGTCCTTCCCGAAAATGGCGCCCAGATCGTCTTGCGCCATGGCCGCCGGGGCCGTGAGCAGAAGGGCGGTGATCAAGCGGAGATGCAACATATTCGCTGGTTTGAAGCTTTTTAGATTAAGGTTTGACGGCCGGTTGATATTGCGCGCTCATGGTCACTTCCACCACTTCCGCGATATTTTTTACCACCAGGCTCGGGATTTTGATGTTATGATCGGCCACCCGCACGTTGAACTTCGCTTCGGCGGCCAGATTACCGCCCGAAACCGTGATGGTGCCGGACACGCGGTAGGATTTGGTGACGCCGTGGATCTGAAGGTCGCCCTCCACTTCCGCCGGCCAGGTGCCGTCTTTGGTGAGGTCTGTGGTGCCGAGGACCTTCCCTTTGAATTCGGCGTACGGGTACTTCTCGCTTTCCAGGTAATTCTCGTTGAAGTGCTCCTGCATCATCTTCTTTTTAAACTGGAACGAGGTGATGGGCACTTTGAAATAAATGACGCGCGTGGCGGGATTGATGGCCGATACGCCCAGGGTGCTCACGGCCTCGATATCTTCCAGCGGTGCGCTGGAGAAGAAACGGAGGCGCACGGAGCGGCACGACTGTACATCCTGCGCCGCCGCCGAAATGGCGAGACCGAGGAAAGCGATGATGACGAAAATGCGTTTCATGCGTGGCTGTTTTGGTGGATCAATCCGGCATTCCCTTGTTTACCCAGCAGGCGATGGAATCGCGCACGGCTTTAGGCAGCGGGGGATAGCCCTGGCTTTGCGGCATATCGGCGCCGGCGCCGGTAACGCGGAACGTCCATGATGCGCCGTTGGCGGAAATGTAACTTTTCAGTTTGGCCGGCGTGGAAAAATCGGCGTTCAGCGGCGATCCCGTGCCGGGATGGCAGTTGCGGTTGGTGCAATTCTGCTGAACGATCTCGTACATCCGGGCGGTGGTGACGTTCACGGTGGAGCAATCGGCGCTGGTAGTGGGCTCCGGCGCCTGTTCAGACGTACAGGCGGCCAGGATGCACAGGGCCAGCAGCGCCGGCATCGTCCATAAATGTTTCCTGCGTTTGCGCATAAGTTGACGGGTTTGCATAGCGTTAATTACGGGTTCGGGCCTTCATAGGTTGCCTGCGAAAGATAATAAAGAAAATGAGGGCCATCATTCCTTATTTTTGTACGCAAATCAGCAACACGTGAATATCGAACAGCTATATACCATCTACCGCCAGCACCCTTCCGTGCAAACAGACACGCGCCAGCTCAAATCCGGCGATATCTTCTTTGCCCTGCGCGGCCCCAACTTCAATGGTAACCAGTATGCCGACGCGGCCCTGGCATCCGGCGCCAGCTTCGCGGTGGTCGACGATCCTGCGTTTTTCACCCAGCCGGAAAAGATGATGCTGGTGGATGATGCGCTGGCGGCCCTGCAGGCTTTGGCAAGGCATCACCGCCGGCAGTTCTACATTCCGTTCATCGCCATTACCGGCACTAACGGCAAAACCACTACGAAAGAAATGCTCCGCACCGCACTGGGCGCCGCATATCGTACATACGCCACCGAAGGCAACCTCAACAACCATATCGGCGTGCCGCTGACGCTGCTGCGCATCCCTATGGACGCGGAGATGGCCGTGATCGAAATGGGCGCCAACCATCGCCACGAGATTGCCGCATATTGCAAAGTGGCGGAGCCTACGCACGGGATCATCACCAACATCGGAAAGGCCCACCTGGAAGGGTTCGGCAGCGAAGAAGGCGTGCGCCTGGCCAAGGGCGAGCTGTACGACTACCTCCGCGAAAACGGCGGCACCGTGTTCGTCTGCAAGGATTATCCCTACCTGGTAGAAATGAGCAAAGGCATCGGCACGGTGATCACCTATGGTCACGATCCGGCCGATTTCGCCGGCGCGCCCTTCCCCGGGACCGCCCTGCTGGAGCTGGAATCCGTGGGCGCGGGGCATGTGCGCACCCAGCTCGTAGGCGCTTACAACTTTCCGAACGTCATGGCCGCCATCGCCGCGGGGCTCCATTTCAAGGTGCCGGCAGAAAAACTGCGCGCCGCACTGGAAGCCTACGCCCCCTCCAACAACCGCTCCCAGGTCGTGAAAAAAGGTACCAACACCTTCGTGATGGACGCTTACAACGCAAACCCCTCCAGCATGAAAGCCGCCGTGGAAAACTTCGCGGGGCTCGATGCGAAGCAGAAAGTACTCCTCCTCGGCGCCATGAAGGAACTGGGGCCCGACAGCGAAAAGGAACACCAGGCACTGGCCGACCTTCTCCAACTGAGCCACTGGAAAGCCGTTGTGCTCGTAGGAAAGGAATTCTCCAAAACCCAGCACCCCTACATCTGGTTCGAAACGGCCGATGAAGCCCGCACCTGGCTGGAACAGCAACAGTTCCAGGACACCCACATCCTCGTAAAAGGCTCGCGGAGCGTGGGGATGGAAAAAGTAGTGAACTGAGTTTACTTCCCCGCGGGCAACTTCCTGAACATTTCCGCCATAGTGGCCGGATCGATGGCCTCCATATCCGGCAGCCGCAAGGATTTCACCATCTTCGCGGTTGCCGTTTTGTATTTGATGAAATGTGCCGTTTTCAGATGACTTTCGTATGCTTCGCGGCTGGCGTAGATTTCAAGAATCCGCACCTGCGCGGGCCGCGCCTTGTCGAACATCGGGAAAATGGCGATAACGCCCGGCTCCAGCTTTATGGAAGCGGCCGCTTCTTCGGCAAGGATCGCCTTATAGGCCGGTAAAGAAACGGAATCGATTTCCAGTTCGGCGATGCGCACCATCATACGCTGCTGGGCGGCTACGGTCGTTCCCGTTAGCAGGAAAAACATCAGGGCGATAAAAACAGGACGGATCATAGACAACATTTTTTTTAGCGGGAAACAGGTAACGGAAATTAATGTAATCCCTACACTATTCCTCGATCCCCCGCGAAAAAGCCGAAGTGTGCGACGCAACGGCGGCCGGGATTTTTACCGAAGCCGGCTACCTGAACAAACGTCCGGAAACATTCACGGATGCGGTAAAAAAAGAAACCTGCGAGTTAAAAAACCCACAGGTTTTCATAACCTATGCCAACTTTAGAGTATTGTGATGAAGCCTGAGCGGCTTGCATTTGTGCTGTGTTATACCATTATCAACGCGCGACAAAATAAAAGGTTTAAATACCGCCATTTTTTTCGCGCTTTTTTTATAACAGGCTGATTTCCTTCTATTCGGTCCGTTCCTGTGTTAACTCCACCAGCACGCCATTCGTGCTTTTGGGATGAAGGAAACATACCAGTTTGTTATCTGCCCCCGGTTTGGGCTCGGCAGACAGGAGCTCGAAACCTTCGCTTTGCAACCGGGCCATTTCGGCGCGGATGTCTTTCACTTCAAAAGCCAGGTGATGCACGCCTTCGCCCTTTTTTTCGAGGAATCGGGCGACGGGGCTGGCGGGAGATAACGCTTCCAGCAGCTCGATCTTTGTTTCGCCCTGGCGGAAAAACGCGGTAGACACGCCTTCGGAGGCGATTTCCTCGGTTTTGTAGCATTCCGCGTTCAGCAGTTTTTCGAACAGGGGAACGGAAACGGCCAGCGATTTCACGGCGATGCCGATGTGCTCAACTTTTAACATAGCGGTGTATGATTTAATGCCCGGAAAGATGACCCTGCGGTTACCCGCGGCCCGGGCGGTTCCGGGTAAAAGTAGAACTTAAACCGTAATTTTGCATAGATGCAGACACTGCCCGTTTACCTCGACAACAACGCCACCACGCCCTGCGACCCGCGGGTGCTGGAAGCCATGCTGCCCTACTTCACCACCCATTTCGGCAATGCCGCCTCCCGCGCGCACGCCTGGGGATGGACGGCCGAAGAAGCGGTACAGCAGGCGCGCGAGGAAGTGGCCGCGCTCATCGGCGCCGAGCCCCAGGAAATCGTGTTCACCTCCGGTGCCACCGAGGCCCTCAACCTGGCCCTCAAAGGCGCTGCCGAAGCATATGCCGTAAAAGGGAAACACTTCATCACCCTGCAAACCGAGCATAAAGCCGTGCTCGACACCTGCCGCCACCTCGAAAAACTCGGTGCGGAAGTTACCTACCTGCCGGTAGACGGCCGCGGGACCGTAAACCCCGACGACCTCAAAGCCGCCATCCGGCCAGACACGGTGCTGGCCGCCGTGCTGTACGCCAACAACGAAACGGGCGTTATCCAGCCCATCGCCGATATTTCGGGGATTTTGGGGGAACACGGGGTGCTGTTGCTGACCGACGCCACGCAGGCCGCGGGCAAAATACCCCTGGACGCCACCAGCGAAGGCATCGGGATGCTGGCATTGTCGGCCCACAAGCTGTACGGCCCCAAGGGCGCGGGCGCATTGTTCGTCCGCCGCAGATCGCCGCGCGTGCGGCTGGCGGCGCAGATGGACGGCGGCGGCCACGAGCGCGGGATGCGTTCCGGTACCCTGAACGTGCCGGGAATCGTGGGCCTGGGCAAGGCCTGCGCCATTGCGGCCGACGAAATGGCAGGCGAAGCCCTCCGGATGGCGGCGCTCCGCGACAGGCTGGAAAAAGCGCTGATCGAGAAAACCGGGGCCCGGGTAAACGGCGAAGGCGCCCCCAGGCTGCCGCACGTCAGCAACCTGCAGTTCCCCGACGTACGGGGGGCCGACCTCCTGCGCGGGGTAACCCGGGAAATAGCCGTATCTTCGGGTTCGGCATGCACTTCCGCCAATCCCGAGCCCAGTCATGTCCTGATGGCGATGGGGGTTTCCGAAGAACTGGCACATTCTTCGCTCAGGTTTGGATTGGGAAGGTTTACGACCGAAGCGGACGTAGACCGTGCCATTGAGACAGTCAACCATACCGTGCGCTCATTGCACGCAATATATAACCAGTAAATACGGATAAGATGATCTATATCAGTGATAAAGCCAAGCAAAAAGTGGATGCGCTCCGGGCCGAAGGGACCCTGGGCGAGGATTACTTCCTGCGCGTGTCCGTTGTGGGCGGAGGATGCTCCGGCCTCAGCTATAAACTCGATTTCGACAACGAAACCAAGCCGAAAGACCAGGTTTTCGAAGATAAAGGCATTAAAGTGGTGACAGACCTGAAAAGCTTCCTGTACCTCTGCAATACCGTCCTCGAATTCTCCGAAGGGCTCAACGGGAAAGGGTTTTACTTCAATAATCCCAACGCTTCCCGCACCTGCGCCTGCGGCGACAGCTTCGCCGTGTAAGGTTTCGGCACACACATTCGCAATCCAGCCGTCCGGTTCCCTGTAACCGGACGGCTTTTTTATTGAATCGTTTACGGATGATTAAAAATTCAAATATTGTGGAAACGTAATTGAATTATATTTGCTTCCGTCATGTATGCCATTTTCAAGAAAGACATCCACCAATTTTTCAGCAGTATCACGGGGTATGTAGCCATCGTTTTGTTCCTGCTCGCCAACGGACTGTTCCTGTTCATTTTCCGGGACACGAGCCTCCTCGAGGCCGGGTACGCCGACCTGGACGGGCTTTTCGAGCTGGCGCCCATGATATTCCTCTTGCTGATACCCGCCATCACCATGCGCAGTTTATCGGACGAGTACCGCAGCGGCACCATGGAGCTACTGAGCACCAAGCCGGTGACGCCCTGGCAGATCGTTTGGGGTAAATACTGGGCCTGCCTGCTCATCGTGGCCATTGCGCTCGTGCCCACGGCCGTGTATTACCTCGCCATTTCGCAGCTGGCCGCGGCGGGAAACGGGCCCGATACCGGCAGCATCCTGGGGTCTTACCTGGGGCTTTTCCTGCTGGGGAGCGTGTTCACCGCCATCGGGCTCTGGGCCTCGTCTGTCACCGCTAACGCCGTGGTAGCCTTCCTGGTGGCCATCTTCACCTGCTACATCCTCTACACCGGGTTCGATGCCCTCAGCAAACTGGCGGTATTCGAAGGCGGGGCGGATTATTACCTCGCCATGGCCGGCATCCGCTATCATTATACTTCCATCAGCCGCGGCGTGATAGACACGCGCGACCTCGTGTATTTCGCCAGTGTGGCCGGACTGATGTTATATCTTACCAAAATATCGCTGGAAAGGAAAATCTGGCAGGGTTGATTATGGAACTAACGAGAAAGGACAAACGAAAACAATACCTGAAACGGACGCTGGGGCTCCTGGCTGTGATCGTGGCCATTAACGCGGCGGCAGGGTTCCTCCATACCCGGTTCGACCTCACCGCCGAGAAGCGCTATACCCTCGCCCCTTCCACCCGCGATCTCCTCCGCCGGCTCGACGCGCCCGTTCAGATCGAAGTATATCTCAAGGGAAAATATCCCGCCGGCTTCCGCCAGCTGTCTAACGCCACGCGTGAGCTGCTCGAGGAATTCCAGCAGTTCGGCGGCAACAACGTCCGCTTCAGCTTCCTGAACCCCGGCTCCGACCTCCCCGATTCCATGCGCGCCGCTTTCCAGGATACGCTCATGGCACGGGGCATCCTGCCTTTTAACCTGCAGGTGCAGGACGACGGGAAGGATTCCTACGCCGAGAAGCTCATCTTCCCCGGCGCCATCATCAAATACAAAGACCGCGAAACGGCCGTCAACCTCCTGAAAAGCCAGGGCGGCATGGACCCCATGCAGGCGCTCAACAGCTCCGAAGCCCTCCTCGAATACAAATTCGCCAACGCCATTTACCAGTTGCAGCAAAACCATCGTCCACTCGTGGGCTACATGCTCGGCCATGGCGAACCGGAAGGCCCCGAAGTCTACGACGCGCTGAAAACGCTGCATGAACTGTATGAAGTGGATACCGTCAACCTCGCCACCACGCCTGCGATCCCCGACGAGTTCGACGCGCTGCTGTTCGTCCGCCCTACGCAGACGTTTACCGACGCCGACAAACTGAAGATCGACCAATACGTGATGCAGGGCGGCAACATCGCCTGGTTCCTCGATAACCTGACCGCTTCCACCGACAGTCTGCGCGGGCGCGATTTCGTGGCGTTCGACCGCAATCTCCAGCTGGAAGACCTGCTGTTCAAATACGGCGCGCGGGTGAACCCCGATCTTATCCAGGACCTCCGGGCAGACATTATCCCGCTCGTGGTGGGCAACATCGGCGACAAACCGCAGATCCAGCCTGTGCCGTTCCCTTACTTCCCTTTGCTTAATTCCACCAACGGCCATTCCATCGTCAAAAACCTGGACCTGGTGATGAGCCGCTTCGCGGGATCGGTGGATACGATGGCGGGAGGCGACATTCATAAAACCGTGCTGCTCACCTCGTCGGAACATAGCCGGCTGGTGCGCAGCCCTGTGCAGATCACGCTCGAAAGCGTGCAGCAGCAGCCCAATCCGCGGGAGTTCAGGATGCGGAACGTTCCGGTGGCCGTGTTGCTGGAGGGGCGTTTTTCGTCGCTGTTCCGCCACCGGATCGGCGTGGAGGGGCAGCGGCAGTGGGAAACCTCGGCCCACAGGCCTTTCCGGCCGGAAGCGGATACCGCGGGCAGGATGATCGTGGCGGGAGATGCAGACCTGGTGCTGAATGCGGTGACGCGGAAAAGCGGCCCGCTGCAAATGGGGGTCAACGAGTTCAACCCGGATTACCAGTTCGCCAATAAAGAATTTTTCCTCAACGGGATGGATTACCTGGCCAGCAAGAGCCCTGTCATGGAAACCCGCAACAAGGAGCTGACGCTCAGGCTGCTGGACGGTGAAAAGGTGCGCCGCGATAAAACGAAATGGCAGATCATCGCATTTGCCGTGCCCATCGGGGCCGTATTGCTGTTTGCCATGGCGTT
Proteins encoded in this region:
- the apaG gene encoding Co2+/Mg2+ efflux protein ApaG; its protein translation is METFYQPDYSNPIGSEFMFAYRITIENNNTFPIKLLRRHWYIIDSNGSHREVEGEGVVGVQPLLAPGESYQYVSGSNLRTEIGKMYGTYQMENQLNKKLFDVKIPEFQMVVPFKMN
- the mce gene encoding methylmalonyl-CoA epimerase: MLKVEHIGIAVKSLAVSVPLFEKLLNAECYKTEEIASEGVSTAFFRQGETKIELLEALSPASPVARFLEKKGEGVHHLAFEVKDIRAEMARLQSEGFELLSAEPKPGADNKLVCFLHPKSTNGVLVELTQERTE
- a CDS encoding putative quinol monooxygenase — encoded protein: MIRPVFIALMFFLLTGTTVAAQQRMMVRIAELEIDSVSLPAYKAILAEEAAASIKLEPGVIAIFPMFDKARPAQVRILEIYASREAYESHLKTAHFIKYKTATAKMVKSLRLPDMEAIDPATMAEMFRKLPAGK
- the gldF gene encoding gliding motility-associated ABC transporter permease subunit GldF, whose translation is MYAIFKKDIHQFFSSITGYVAIVLFLLANGLFLFIFRDTSLLEAGYADLDGLFELAPMIFLLLIPAITMRSLSDEYRSGTMELLSTKPVTPWQIVWGKYWACLLIVAIALVPTAVYYLAISQLAAAGNGPDTGSILGSYLGLFLLGSVFTAIGLWASSVTANAVVAFLVAIFTCYILYTGFDALSKLAVFEGGADYYLAMAGIRYHYTSISRGVIDTRDLVYFASVAGLMLYLTKISLERKIWQG
- a CDS encoding HesB/IscA family protein; the protein is MIYISDKAKQKVDALRAEGTLGEDYFLRVSVVGGGCSGLSYKLDFDNETKPKDQVFEDKGIKVVTDLKSFLYLCNTVLEFSEGLNGKGFYFNNPNASRTCACGDSFAV
- a CDS encoding DUF5777 family beta-barrel protein is translated as MLHLRLITALLLTAPAAMAQDDLGAIFGKDSVRRDPVTSTFKSTRIINGQSNETLAKGDLDFRVAHRFGDMGGSGGGSSTFFGLDNSTDIRIAFEYGITDRLTAGLSRSKGSGNFSQMWEVLGKFKLLQQTHDNRVPVGVTLFANAVVSSMKSSPDKADPNYFDKFSDRGSAVAQVVISRKFGEMVSLALLPSFVHRNRVGFKDMNNMFAMGLGGRLRFSKRVALVADYFYSFRDEESKDYYESRGTKFYNSLGVGVEIETGGHVFHLNFTNATAILENQFIPETVSTWTHGQFRWGFNISRRFSLGGR
- a CDS encoding DUF4157 domain-containing protein, which gives rise to MSTLKCRIREGSMVARIAAWKMGSGNIAIVFGNVIHLHGVSRERFLANTAWVRHEVRHVRQYREAGFWRFLWRYVRDWRRYGYYNIPYERDARLAEANPRELEGVEIR
- a CDS encoding porin family protein, which encodes MAVVLLASAASLSAQSFSDRMSEKTGRKVRFGFKIDPGASFLNPQEAGVTRNIGRFYFSYGVLADWFIDDEERYALATGVQVTHFGSVMQYEAGKGLSDFRSASSEYDIRLQYIEVPVALKLKTATAKGFDFYGQFGGFVGMPIRARANVISNMQRFDKLSVLRQIQPFSAGMLLGAGVEYPLTETLTGVVGINYQNNFVDITRNGKWNDGRVTGNSFILRLGVYF
- a CDS encoding UDP-N-acetylmuramoyl-tripeptide--D-alanyl-D-alanine ligase codes for the protein MNIEQLYTIYRQHPSVQTDTRQLKSGDIFFALRGPNFNGNQYADAALASGASFAVVDDPAFFTQPEKMMLVDDALAALQALARHHRRQFYIPFIAITGTNGKTTTKEMLRTALGAAYRTYATEGNLNNHIGVPLTLLRIPMDAEMAVIEMGANHRHEIAAYCKVAEPTHGIITNIGKAHLEGFGSEEGVRLAKGELYDYLRENGGTVFVCKDYPYLVEMSKGIGTVITYGHDPADFAGAPFPGTALLELESVGAGHVRTQLVGAYNFPNVMAAIAAGLHFKVPAEKLRAALEAYAPSNNRSQVVKKGTNTFVMDAYNANPSSMKAAVENFAGLDAKQKVLLLGAMKELGPDSEKEHQALADLLQLSHWKAVVLVGKEFSKTQHPYIWFETADEARTWLEQQQFQDTHILVKGSRSVGMEKVVN
- the gldG gene encoding gliding motility-associated ABC transporter substrate-binding protein GldG — encoded protein: MELTRKDKRKQYLKRTLGLLAVIVAINAAAGFLHTRFDLTAEKRYTLAPSTRDLLRRLDAPVQIEVYLKGKYPAGFRQLSNATRELLEEFQQFGGNNVRFSFLNPGSDLPDSMRAAFQDTLMARGILPFNLQVQDDGKDSYAEKLIFPGAIIKYKDRETAVNLLKSQGGMDPMQALNSSEALLEYKFANAIYQLQQNHRPLVGYMLGHGEPEGPEVYDALKTLHELYEVDTVNLATTPAIPDEFDALLFVRPTQTFTDADKLKIDQYVMQGGNIAWFLDNLTASTDSLRGRDFVAFDRNLQLEDLLFKYGARVNPDLIQDLRADIIPLVVGNIGDKPQIQPVPFPYFPLLNSTNGHSIVKNLDLVMSRFAGSVDTMAGGDIHKTVLLTSSEHSRLVRSPVQITLESVQQQPNPREFRMRNVPVAVLLEGRFSSLFRHRIGVEGQRQWETSAHRPFRPEADTAGRMIVAGDADLVLNAVTRKSGPLQMGVNEFNPDYQFANKEFFLNGMDYLASKSPVMETRNKELTLRLLDGEKVRRDKTKWQIIAFAVPIGAVLLFAMAFQYFRQRKYAR
- a CDS encoding cysteine desulfurase family protein; the protein is MQTLPVYLDNNATTPCDPRVLEAMLPYFTTHFGNAASRAHAWGWTAEEAVQQAREEVAALIGAEPQEIVFTSGATEALNLALKGAAEAYAVKGKHFITLQTEHKAVLDTCRHLEKLGAEVTYLPVDGRGTVNPDDLKAAIRPDTVLAAVLYANNETGVIQPIADISGILGEHGVLLLTDATQAAGKIPLDATSEGIGMLALSAHKLYGPKGAGALFVRRRSPRVRLAAQMDGGGHERGMRSGTLNVPGIVGLGKACAIAADEMAGEALRMAALRDRLEKALIEKTGARVNGEGAPRLPHVSNLQFPDVRGADLLRGVTREIAVSSGSACTSANPEPSHVLMAMGVSEELAHSSLRFGLGRFTTEADVDRAIETVNHTVRSLHAIYNQ
- a CDS encoding YceI family protein; its protein translation is MKRIFVIIAFLGLAISAAAQDVQSCRSVRLRFFSSAPLEDIEAVSTLGVSAINPATRVIYFKVPITSFQFKKKMMQEHFNENYLESEKYPYAEFKGKVLGTTDLTKDGTWPAEVEGDLQIHGVTKSYRVSGTITVSGGNLAAEAKFNVRVADHNIKIPSLVVKNIAEVVEVTMSAQYQPAVKP